One window from the genome of Paenibacillus azoreducens encodes:
- a CDS encoding polyprenyl synthetase family protein, producing MDDFKSRLMSELADQTKSFFKVEVLLEAALKSLKVKESESLLFGKLTVLHYRMFGGEGSGIYRAAAAVELMILGLDIIDDLQDEDHGGMPWHNLSKDIALNLAIGFLTLSQEVLLLCDFPLEHVHQSAVYLNRQVLTAINGQTLDLLNTARDEKDYLRMVEQKSAALLVCACMIGVIMATGRPDERVEEYAREVGIAAQIKNDYRDLLDWSNKNDFLRRKKTLPLLFLLSAAESEEERWIQDYFAGRLELEEVRDRSDEFAAIVERTGTTLYTSVRMRSHYYQFLDIIESMDVDIKWRDLMIEAAR from the coding sequence ATGGATGATTTTAAATCAAGGCTGATGTCCGAATTGGCAGATCAAACGAAGTCTTTTTTTAAAGTGGAAGTGCTGCTTGAGGCAGCGCTGAAGTCCCTGAAGGTGAAGGAGTCCGAATCGCTGCTGTTCGGCAAGTTGACCGTCCTGCATTACCGGATGTTCGGCGGAGAAGGCAGCGGAATTTACAGGGCGGCGGCGGCCGTGGAGCTTATGATCCTTGGGCTGGACATCATCGATGACCTGCAGGATGAGGACCATGGCGGCATGCCTTGGCATAATCTCTCCAAGGATATTGCTTTGAATCTTGCCATCGGTTTTCTGACCTTGTCCCAGGAGGTGCTGCTGCTCTGCGACTTCCCGCTGGAACATGTGCATCAATCCGCAGTCTATTTGAACCGGCAGGTTCTCACGGCGATTAATGGCCAGACACTGGATCTTTTGAATACCGCTCGGGACGAGAAAGACTATTTGCGGATGGTGGAGCAAAAGTCAGCTGCTCTTCTGGTATGCGCCTGCATGATCGGGGTGATCATGGCAACCGGCCGGCCGGATGAGCGGGTTGAGGAATATGCCCGGGAGGTCGGCATCGCCGCGCAAATCAAAAACGATTACCGGGATTTGCTGGACTGGAGTAATAAAAACGATTTTTTGCGCCGCAAAAAAACGCTGCCGCTCCTGTTTCTGCTGTCTGCGGCGGAATCTGAGGAAGAGCGGTGGATCCAGGATTATTTTGCAGGCCGGTTGGAGCTAGAAGAGGTACGGGATCGTTCCGACGAATTCGCAGCCATAGTGGAGCGTACCGGCACAACACTGTATACCTCCGTTCGGATGCGTTCGCACTATTATCAATTTTTGGACATTATTGAAAGCATGGATGTGGACATAAAATGGCGCGATCTCATGATCGAAGCTGCAAGGTGA
- a CDS encoding YxeA family protein translates to MKKAGIIVALLLIVIIGAYFGLREEIDRYNPLVAEEYVYVQINQQPVPENHRYRYKLNGFNAEGKEKKVTFTASAVLKEGTFLKVMAKGSYTKEWEQLASGDVPKTVMEKLR, encoded by the coding sequence TTGAAAAAAGCAGGAATAATTGTTGCTCTGCTGCTGATTGTGATCATTGGAGCCTATTTCGGCCTGCGGGAGGAAATCGACCGTTATAACCCGTTGGTCGCTGAGGAGTATGTATATGTGCAAATCAACCAGCAGCCGGTGCCTGAGAACCATCGGTATAGATATAAGCTGAACGGATTTAACGCAGAGGGTAAGGAGAAAAAGGTGACGTTTACGGCCAGCGCAGTTCTAAAAGAAGGCACTTTTCTGAAAGTAATGGCCAAGGGGTCCTATACAAAAGAATGGGAACAACTAGCTAGCGGTGATGTGCCTAAAACGGTAATGGAAAAATTGCGGTAA
- a CDS encoding response regulator transcription factor — protein sequence MDMHIFIVEDDAAIFKALKERLSQWSFKVSGPDDFQDVMGAFAKEQPHLVIIDIQLPMYDGFHWCREIRAVSQVPILFLSSRDHPMDMVMAMNMGADDYIQKPFHMDVLLAKIQAVLRRTYAYGEETAHIIEWNGAIIDLGRGAIRMEGQEADLTKNEFFILVALVKAQNEIVSRDELIRKLWDDERFVNDNTLTANVTRLRQKLAMFHLEEAIVTKKGIGYMAVTL from the coding sequence ATGGACATGCATATTTTCATCGTTGAAGACGATGCCGCCATATTTAAAGCGCTGAAGGAAAGATTAAGCCAATGGTCGTTTAAGGTAAGCGGTCCGGATGATTTTCAGGACGTGATGGGGGCTTTTGCCAAGGAGCAGCCGCATCTGGTCATCATTGACATTCAGCTCCCCATGTACGACGGCTTCCACTGGTGCAGGGAAATCCGCGCGGTATCCCAGGTGCCGATCCTGTTTCTTTCGTCGCGGGACCATCCGATGGACATGGTGATGGCGATGAATATGGGGGCCGATGATTACATTCAGAAGCCTTTCCATATGGATGTGCTGCTTGCCAAAATCCAGGCGGTACTCCGCCGGACATATGCTTATGGTGAAGAAACGGCACACATTATTGAATGGAATGGAGCCATCATCGACCTGGGCCGCGGAGCCATCCGGATGGAGGGCCAAGAGGCGGATCTGACCAAAAATGAATTTTTTATTCTGGTGGCTTTGGTAAAGGCCCAAAATGAAATCGTATCGCGTGATGAATTGATCCGGAAACTGTGGGACGATGAGCGATTTGTCAATGACAACACGTTAACGGCAAATGTGACGCGGCTGCGCCAGAAGTTGGCGATGTTCCATCTGGAGGAAGCCATCGTAACGAAAAAAGGCATCGGTTATATGGCTGTTACGTTATAA
- a CDS encoding M50 family metallopeptidase — protein MTGILTHFLPFSSFFRNVDTLVHELSHALATLALSGKVNVIHLYWDQSGITQSSFPSNWMAIPISLAGYIGSALFALLLFALYAKRYERAGLIVVTVLAAIAVVLFVRNGYGIIWCVGFAAVSALVAYLAPPWLRNGYYMLIAFICLVESVVSPFIILFASLYNPSSAGDAANLAQATHVPALIWCLVFAAISLLCAKVSTSLLFKRGFGKEQTTLAQ, from the coding sequence TTGACTGGCATCTTGACGCATTTTCTTCCGTTTTCGTCTTTTTTCCGTAATGTGGATACGCTTGTGCATGAGCTGTCGCATGCATTGGCTACACTCGCCTTGTCGGGCAAGGTGAATGTGATCCATTTGTATTGGGATCAGAGCGGAATTACGCAGTCTTCCTTTCCCAGCAACTGGATGGCTATCCCGATCTCGCTTGCCGGTTATATCGGTTCCGCGCTGTTTGCGCTCCTGCTGTTCGCGCTCTACGCCAAAAGATATGAACGCGCCGGCCTGATCGTGGTCACGGTGCTTGCCGCCATAGCAGTGGTGCTGTTTGTCCGCAACGGGTATGGCATCATCTGGTGCGTAGGTTTTGCTGCAGTTAGCGCTTTGGTCGCTTATTTGGCTCCGCCTTGGCTTCGGAACGGCTATTATATGCTTATCGCTTTTATCTGTCTGGTCGAGTCGGTGGTCAGTCCATTCATTATTTTATTCGCGTCTTTATATAACCCCAGCTCAGCCGGGGACGCGGCGAATCTGGCCCAAGCGACACATGTTCCTGCTTTGATCTGGTGCCTGGTCTTTGCAGCCATCTCCTTATTATGCGCGAAAGTCTCAACCTCGCTGCTGTTCAAACGGGGATTCGGCAAGGAGCAAACGACGCTTGCACAGTAA
- a CDS encoding YcaO-like family protein, with the protein MKELVLYQTGSVLLQQVLQEMDRRGMMYWLTDERCSEPGTILHVIADGLIEDDFAPFFAAESANFDGVFFYHQMLNTLLVGPYKDKRGGVCFSCLNGSLQANGRENLISLLYGEPSPYSPHPQAAECVADLMEAFQLSKDLPERYVNRVEHIQFDAQRADAYLLSRSGQCPICAPAARKRAHPFAAGFHFGFKSHPRQYRLNSEPETEALMQRLYDRDSGTISHRYRELQSTMIEAEGIKLRAGSGIEDSGSGQAYRRQEAEQLVILEAVERYCGMKDRRSNAAEKKTYAEIGHMAVNPADFGLHGAAETEHPAYRLKRYKEDLPVFWTSAYAMKEKQEILVPEQLVYFADRSWRDPSNRFVYDSSNGLALGSSHEEAVLHGLFELIERDHFLCAWYNRLPLQELDIDDTDLDELKQILYYLELEGIRVRFFDITMELRIPSVWAVAYNTRENAVMKACNAAAAHFDPEKAIESAAMEVITAMPVYEDALRRDEAMRARARMLANHPDAVTGWEDHALYYACEQNCAHGLGFVLDMDETNKRPVRQVYGEIFYDDARFVHQNLSEDLEELVSEVLRHYDNVYVVDITPEEVANHGLYAAKVLVPGMLPLTFGYQHKRIIPERLLRERKRRGLKEELEVNPQPHPFCKI; encoded by the coding sequence GTGAAGGAACTGGTTCTGTACCAAACCGGAAGCGTGCTGCTTCAGCAGGTTTTGCAGGAGATGGACCGCCGGGGCATGATGTACTGGTTAACGGATGAGCGCTGCAGTGAGCCGGGAACCATTCTTCATGTCATTGCCGACGGTTTGATAGAAGATGACTTCGCGCCGTTTTTTGCAGCAGAGTCTGCAAATTTTGACGGCGTGTTTTTCTACCATCAAATGTTGAATACTCTTTTGGTAGGACCTTATAAGGATAAGCGAGGCGGAGTTTGTTTCTCCTGCCTGAACGGCAGTCTGCAGGCTAATGGGCGGGAGAACCTGATATCGTTGTTATACGGGGAGCCGAGTCCGTATTCGCCCCATCCCCAGGCTGCTGAATGCGTAGCGGACCTGATGGAGGCTTTTCAGCTTTCGAAAGATTTGCCTGAACGGTACGTAAACCGGGTGGAGCATATTCAGTTCGATGCGCAGCGGGCTGATGCTTACCTGCTAAGCCGCAGCGGCCAATGTCCGATTTGTGCGCCTGCAGCGCGCAAACGGGCACATCCGTTTGCGGCCGGTTTTCATTTTGGCTTCAAGAGCCATCCGCGGCAATACCGATTGAACTCCGAACCGGAGACAGAAGCGCTTATGCAGCGGTTATATGACCGCGATAGCGGCACGATTTCGCATCGCTATCGTGAATTGCAGTCCACGATGATCGAAGCGGAGGGAATCAAGCTGCGGGCGGGCTCGGGAATTGAAGACAGCGGATCCGGCCAAGCGTATCGGCGGCAGGAAGCGGAACAGCTTGTCATTCTGGAAGCGGTTGAACGATATTGCGGGATGAAGGACCGCAGAAGCAATGCGGCCGAGAAGAAGACCTATGCAGAAATCGGGCATATGGCGGTTAACCCGGCTGATTTCGGCCTGCATGGTGCGGCTGAAACGGAACATCCTGCTTACCGGCTCAAGCGGTATAAGGAGGATTTGCCTGTTTTTTGGACATCCGCCTACGCGATGAAGGAAAAACAAGAGATTCTCGTACCGGAGCAGCTTGTTTATTTTGCCGATAGAAGTTGGAGGGATCCATCCAACAGGTTCGTATACGATAGTTCCAACGGCCTGGCACTGGGCAGCTCGCATGAAGAGGCGGTCCTGCACGGGCTGTTTGAATTGATTGAGCGGGATCATTTCCTTTGTGCCTGGTACAACCGGCTGCCGCTGCAGGAGCTTGACATTGATGACACCGACCTGGATGAATTAAAGCAGATTTTATATTATTTGGAGCTGGAAGGCATCCGGGTCCGCTTTTTCGACATTACGATGGAGCTGCGGATCCCCAGCGTTTGGGCCGTAGCCTATAACACCCGGGAAAATGCGGTTATGAAAGCCTGCAATGCGGCAGCAGCGCACTTCGATCCGGAAAAGGCGATTGAATCAGCCGCGATGGAAGTCATTACGGCCATGCCTGTTTATGAAGATGCCCTGCGCCGGGATGAGGCGATGCGGGCCCGGGCCCGCATGCTTGCGAACCATCCGGATGCCGTAACCGGCTGGGAGGATCATGCGCTGTATTATGCCTGCGAGCAGAACTGCGCCCATGGGCTGGGGTTCGTGTTGGACATGGATGAAACGAACAAACGGCCGGTGCGCCAGGTATACGGGGAGATATTTTACGATGATGCCCGTTTTGTTCATCAGAATCTGAGCGAGGATTTGGAGGAGTTGGTCTCCGAAGTGCTCCGCCATTATGACAATGTATATGTGGTTGACATCACGCCGGAAGAAGTTGCGAATCATGGCTTGTATGCGGCAAAGGTACTTGTCCCGGGAATGCTGCCGCTGACTTTCGGATATCAACATAAGCGCATTATTCCCGAGCGGCTGCTGCGCGAGCGAAAGCGGCGCGGTTTGAAGGAAGAGCTTGAAGTGAATCCCCAGCCTCATCCTTTCTGCAAAATATGA
- a CDS encoding sensor histidine kinase, producing MFIRYLIDMKSWILFFLASLGLTDLLIWIDKGVAMQLRSIIYLNVLLLLGFILFLAWRWKMETKYLRGLVRCTETLEGDWAETLPEAVFARDEITDEALRAVDRFYRSKLSDYRKDWLAESEYMASWVHEVKAPLTAMKLAIDSRRSDPDMRRIEAEWLRVHLLLDRQLYMTRLPSLASDYVLKEENVQQLAAQEVRELASWCMEKNIAVEIEGEARQAMTDSKWCRFIIRQILTNAVKYSPAGGTIMISTGLSANGNVVLTIRDEGPGIPAQDLPRIFDKGFTGETGRIQHAATGLGLYLAQAAAEGIGITLAAESAKGSGTAVSLAFASRNDFDSVRT from the coding sequence ATGTTCATCCGCTATCTGATCGACATGAAAAGCTGGATCCTGTTTTTTCTGGCCTCACTCGGACTAACGGACCTGCTGATATGGATCGACAAAGGCGTCGCGATGCAGCTGCGATCCATTATATATTTAAATGTTTTGCTGCTGTTGGGCTTCATTTTGTTTTTGGCATGGCGGTGGAAAATGGAAACGAAATACCTGCGGGGTTTGGTCCGGTGTACCGAAACGCTTGAAGGGGATTGGGCGGAAACGCTGCCGGAAGCCGTTTTTGCCAGGGACGAGATTACGGATGAGGCGCTGCGTGCCGTCGACCGGTTTTATAGAAGCAAATTATCCGACTATCGCAAGGATTGGCTGGCGGAGAGCGAATACATGGCCTCATGGGTTCATGAGGTGAAAGCGCCGCTGACAGCCATGAAGCTGGCCATAGATTCCCGCCGCAGCGACCCTGACATGCGCCGGATCGAAGCGGAATGGCTCCGGGTCCATCTGCTTCTTGACAGGCAGCTCTACATGACGCGTCTTCCTTCGCTCGCATCGGACTATGTTCTGAAGGAGGAGAACGTGCAGCAGCTTGCCGCCCAAGAAGTACGTGAGCTCGCCTCCTGGTGTATGGAAAAAAACATAGCCGTCGAAATCGAAGGAGAAGCGCGCCAGGCGATGACGGACAGCAAATGGTGCCGGTTCATCATCCGTCAGATTCTGACGAATGCGGTGAAATACAGCCCGGCAGGCGGAACGATCATGATCTCGACCGGGCTGTCGGCAAACGGAAATGTGGTATTGACCATTCGGGACGAAGGCCCGGGGATACCGGCTCAGGACCTGCCGCGGATTTTCGATAAAGGGTTCACCGGCGAGACCGGCAGAATCCAGCATGCGGCTACGGGACTCGGTTTATACCTTGCGCAAGCGGCGGCTGAAGGGATAGGGATCACCCTTGCCGCCGAATCGGCGAAAGGAAGCGGGACGGCGGTGAGTCTGGCATTTGCTTCCCGAAATGACTTCGACTCGGTCCGAACATGA
- a CDS encoding MOSC domain-containing protein, whose product MVEILSINVGKPMQVQFHQKEVSTGIYKTPVEEPLFLSYLNFAGDGQADLAHHGGREKAVCVYSYDHYPYWEKVLQKTLDYGAFGENLTIRGLLETEVCIGDVFQLGEAVVQVSQPRQPCYKLSLKYGLTDMPLKVQDTGFTGFYFRVLEEGVVSRADGLTKIHSHPKAITVDYANHIMHRDKNNIEGIQRILEVEELSVNWRNTFMKRLGGQETDPSERLSGKA is encoded by the coding sequence ATGGTTGAAATCCTGTCCATTAATGTAGGTAAACCGATGCAGGTACAGTTTCATCAAAAAGAGGTGTCCACAGGCATTTATAAGACTCCCGTTGAAGAACCGTTGTTTTTATCTTACTTAAACTTTGCCGGGGACGGACAAGCAGACCTTGCTCACCATGGGGGCAGGGAGAAGGCGGTGTGCGTTTATTCCTACGACCACTACCCCTATTGGGAAAAAGTACTTCAGAAAACCTTGGATTACGGCGCTTTCGGTGAGAATTTAACCATAAGGGGCTTGTTGGAAACAGAGGTTTGCATCGGCGATGTTTTTCAGCTTGGCGAAGCGGTGGTTCAGGTCAGCCAACCGAGACAGCCTTGTTATAAGTTGTCGTTAAAGTACGGACTTACCGATATGCCGTTGAAGGTGCAGGATACGGGCTTTACCGGATTTTATTTTCGCGTGCTGGAAGAGGGTGTTGTATCGCGAGCGGACGGTTTGACTAAAATCCACTCCCATCCAAAAGCGATCACGGTGGATTATGCCAACCACATTATGCATCGCGACAAAAATAATATTGAAGGCATACAGCGCATTCTTGAAGTGGAAGAACTGTCGGTCAACTGGAGAAATACGTTTATGAAGCGTCTGGGCGGGCAGGAAACGGATCCAAGCGAGAGACTGAGCGGCAAGGCATGA
- a CDS encoding ABC transporter ATP-binding protein, translating into MDSVHSTKTMLLAQNVRKSYGTRGNVQQVLKGIHLRVLEGEFIGIMGPSGSGKTTLLNVLATIDRATEGSIFIGDENISGMKNAELSAFRRNKLGFIFQDYNLLDTLTVKENILLPVSLGKMKKKTAEEEFQAIAQMLDIRDLAHKYPHEISGGQKQRTAAARALIHRPSMVFADEPTGALDSKSASSLLEMVERLNKERGVTIMMVTHDPVASSYCSRVVFLKDGTVYSELYRGDKTRAAFFKEIMNVQAVLGGDNVESI; encoded by the coding sequence ATGGATTCAGTACATTCAACCAAAACCATGCTTCTTGCGCAAAATGTCCGCAAATCCTATGGGACGAGGGGGAATGTGCAGCAGGTATTGAAAGGAATACATTTACGGGTGCTGGAAGGCGAATTCATCGGGATTATGGGGCCGTCCGGATCGGGAAAGACGACGCTTTTGAACGTGCTCGCGACGATTGACCGGGCCACCGAAGGATCGATTTTTATCGGGGACGAAAATATATCCGGAATGAAAAATGCCGAGCTATCGGCCTTTAGGCGCAATAAACTCGGATTTATTTTTCAGGATTACAACCTTCTTGACACTTTAACGGTGAAGGAAAACATCCTGCTTCCCGTTTCACTGGGGAAAATGAAGAAAAAAACGGCGGAAGAGGAGTTTCAGGCGATTGCGCAAATGCTGGATATCCGTGATTTGGCGCATAAATACCCCCATGAAATTTCCGGCGGCCAAAAGCAGCGTACGGCTGCGGCCCGGGCGCTGATCCATCGGCCATCCATGGTGTTCGCGGATGAGCCTACAGGGGCGCTCGATTCCAAGTCCGCGTCCTCGCTTCTGGAAATGGTGGAACGGCTCAACAAGGAGCGTGGCGTCACAATCATGATGGTCACCCATGATCCTGTCGCTTCAAGTTATTGCAGCCGGGTCGTGTTTTTGAAAGATGGTACGGTTTATTCCGAATTGTACCGCGGCGACAAGACGAGGGCTGCTTTCTTTAAGGAGATCATGAACGTCCAGGCCGTGCTTGGGGGTGACAACGTTGAGTCTATTTGA
- a CDS encoding DUF4127 family protein, with the protein MKKVLYVPLDDRPVNLDDVIVQGRAAGIHVIVPQAGDVENRLDTKADAEGNTLVNTYEPIFGNKQNIRQFILDHISSVDGFIISTDMLAYGGLIGSRRFRTSGGGAYPDYDPDTTQLLNVIREIKKACPHKPVYVLDTIMRLATTVFVEGLTQSAYDEARAFAQQPRAAASDFEAILEGYDITPDGTHFGTPVHFDKEQYYNARRHKFKSNYYILDQLVRTGAIDFLAVGVDDSYTQGVQANEIAFLEAYVNANLGGCGGQNPDRVVILPDADGLGHSLMGRMASHLHRCGFKPRYAVEYFGPDGSTIVNPYEYMSVHDNIRHHVDMIGGRFVASGPCDVKIVAVTSADQAAAAVTHLEDNDKRHVPTVVIDFVGGGASDERVTQALLGSYSTGGLLGYSGWNTAGNKIGLSLGMAQSRYVFLATEKRPPSLDAAVNAHGSLLFKRFLKDYFYKKITIAEVRTYSRAHALYTNVPYADQNMLLFNSPEDYQVVTQLLRDRMQANTSTLSEKNAFLGGKSRSIRQMKPFGWSYSTYSSAKLDYDNPEFIWKRAFEITLNPSVTLKPC; encoded by the coding sequence ATGAAAAAAGTTTTGTACGTTCCATTGGATGATCGCCCGGTTAATCTGGATGATGTTATTGTGCAAGGGAGGGCGGCAGGAATACATGTGATCGTCCCTCAAGCGGGCGATGTGGAGAACCGCCTGGATACCAAGGCCGATGCCGAAGGGAACACGCTTGTTAACACCTATGAACCGATTTTTGGAAATAAGCAAAATATTCGGCAGTTCATTTTGGATCATATTTCGTCTGTAGACGGTTTTATTATTTCAACCGACATGCTTGCATACGGAGGGCTGATTGGAAGCAGACGTTTCCGAACAAGCGGCGGCGGCGCTTACCCCGATTATGACCCGGATACAACGCAGCTGCTGAACGTAATCCGCGAAATCAAAAAAGCTTGCCCGCATAAACCTGTATATGTGCTTGATACGATTATGCGTTTGGCTACGACGGTTTTTGTCGAAGGGCTGACCCAGAGCGCTTATGATGAAGCCCGGGCTTTCGCGCAGCAGCCGCGCGCGGCGGCCTCGGATTTCGAAGCGATTCTGGAAGGGTACGACATAACACCCGACGGTACTCATTTTGGGACTCCGGTACATTTTGACAAAGAACAATATTATAATGCGCGCCGCCATAAATTCAAATCGAACTATTATATATTGGATCAGCTCGTCCGTACGGGAGCTATCGATTTTCTGGCGGTTGGCGTTGATGACTCTTATACGCAGGGAGTTCAGGCCAACGAGATCGCCTTCCTTGAGGCATATGTCAACGCAAACCTTGGCGGCTGCGGCGGTCAAAATCCGGACCGGGTCGTGATCCTGCCGGATGCGGACGGATTGGGGCATTCCCTGATGGGCCGCATGGCAAGCCATTTGCACCGCTGCGGCTTCAAACCGCGGTACGCCGTGGAGTACTTCGGTCCCGACGGGTCGACGATCGTCAATCCTTACGAATATATGAGCGTTCATGACAATATCCGGCATCATGTGGATATGATCGGCGGCAGGTTTGTCGCTTCGGGGCCATGCGATGTGAAGATCGTTGCGGTTACAAGCGCAGATCAGGCCGCTGCAGCGGTGACCCATTTGGAAGACAATGATAAGCGGCATGTGCCAACCGTCGTTATTGACTTCGTGGGCGGCGGCGCGTCCGACGAACGAGTTACCCAGGCTTTGCTCGGCAGTTATTCGACAGGGGGACTTCTTGGGTACAGCGGCTGGAACACGGCCGGGAACAAAATCGGTCTTTCCCTGGGAATGGCGCAATCCCGTTATGTGTTCCTGGCTACGGAGAAAAGGCCTCCGTCTCTGGATGCGGCAGTGAATGCGCATGGCTCGCTGCTGTTCAAACGGTTCCTGAAAGATTACTTTTATAAGAAAATAACGATTGCCGAGGTTCGGACATATTCCAGAGCGCATGCGCTTTATACGAATGTCCCGTATGCCGACCAGAATATGCTCCTGTTTAATTCGCCGGAGGATTACCAGGTTGTAACACAGCTGCTGCGGGACCGCATGCAAGCCAATACAAGCACCCTCTCGGAGAAAAATGCATTTTTGGGCGGAAAGTCCCGTTCCATCCGTCAAATGAAACCTTTCGGCTGGTCCTATTCAACATATTCCAGCGCAAAGCTTGATTACGACAATCCGGAATTTATTTGGAAGCGAGCTTTTGAGATTACGCTGAACCCGTCCGTCACGTTAAAACCTTGTTGA
- a CDS encoding FtsX-like permease family protein, with product MSLFDLVIRSMRKNIKHYYLYFFALIFSASLYFVFASLQDAPSMQATRSSMKFSTPFQVAGILLCVIVIVFTGYANRIFLKRRSREIGLYQLIGLTRIGTARLLIIENVLLGAGAFLAGILCGSLASRLFLLILVKLLGSDVVISISFSVDAALQTALLFGGLIILTSVQTLLTVYRSTLLELFHADQQGENPRQPKAIISAFLALLGIGLIGFGYFLSGHMLNKMMLMNMLAVLGSTILGTYLLFRVTISWLLFRYRKGKGGHLGLKNSLSLAPLMHRMKGNANSLTLITVLSAMTMTMIAIAYSFYYSAENDTRSSLPYDYIFESNRKDAEAFQAELKKANIEFTHAGIDALVLKGSIDERDNGGSDSAHTLIFFPAEQLKQTGRGIPVPTDGSAEMYDARFNLNNQLDQKTLKLPAEIRWQKGQALPLVKLTRVNERYAMNYSVLGMQFVVSERTFQDLQGKIGFKSEKESIDTFQVPGKADRIRASGMYAKYVPKGAFMPDYQTEFEASFKSAGLFIFISGFLGLVFLISTGSILYFKQMTEAEQEKKSYTILRQLDFEEKEILRGIIRKQLFVFAIPLGIGLLHSAFAVKAASIMLISDITVPSVIAMAVYALIYFIFAILSIGYYRKMVRGAL from the coding sequence TTGAGTCTATTTGACCTTGTTATCCGAAGCATGCGCAAAAACATCAAACATTACTACCTGTATTTTTTTGCGCTTATTTTCAGCGCCAGCCTTTATTTTGTGTTTGCGTCATTGCAGGACGCCCCTTCGATGCAAGCGACCCGCTCCAGCATGAAATTTTCCACGCCGTTTCAAGTCGCCGGCATTTTGCTTTGCGTAATCGTCATCGTGTTTACGGGGTATGCAAACCGGATTTTTCTGAAACGCCGCAGCCGGGAAATCGGGCTTTACCAGCTAATCGGCCTGACGAGAATCGGAACCGCGCGCCTTCTCATCATCGAAAATGTGCTGCTTGGAGCAGGGGCGTTTCTGGCCGGCATTTTATGCGGTTCGCTTGCATCCAGACTATTTCTGTTAATTCTCGTTAAACTGCTTGGCAGCGACGTTGTGATCAGCATTTCGTTTTCGGTCGACGCTGCATTGCAAACGGCGCTTCTGTTTGGAGGTCTTATTATCCTTACCTCGGTACAGACGCTGCTTACTGTTTACCGCAGCACATTGTTGGAATTGTTCCATGCCGATCAGCAGGGGGAGAACCCCCGGCAGCCGAAAGCGATCATTTCCGCCTTTCTGGCCCTGCTCGGCATTGGTCTCATCGGGTTCGGTTATTTTCTTTCAGGCCATATGCTCAATAAGATGATGCTGATGAACATGCTGGCGGTGCTCGGTTCGACGATTTTGGGGACCTATTTGCTGTTTCGCGTCACGATCAGCTGGCTTCTATTCAGGTACAGGAAAGGCAAGGGAGGACATCTGGGACTGAAAAACAGCCTCTCCCTGGCGCCCCTCATGCACCGCATGAAAGGAAACGCCAACTCATTAACGCTGATCACGGTGTTGTCCGCCATGACGATGACGATGATCGCGATTGCTTATTCATTTTATTATTCCGCGGAAAATGACACCCGCTCATCCCTTCCATATGACTATATATTCGAAAGTAACCGGAAGGACGCGGAAGCTTTTCAAGCGGAACTGAAAAAGGCGAATATCGAATTTACCCATGCCGGAATCGATGCTCTCGTGTTGAAAGGCAGCATTGACGAGCGTGACAACGGCGGCTCGGACTCGGCCCACACGCTGATATTTTTCCCTGCCGAGCAGCTTAAGCAAACAGGCCGGGGGATCCCGGTACCCACGGATGGCAGCGCCGAAATGTATGATGCGCGGTTCAATTTGAATAATCAGCTGGACCAGAAGACGCTGAAATTGCCGGCGGAAATCCGTTGGCAAAAAGGGCAGGCGCTTCCGCTGGTGAAGCTGACCCGGGTCAACGAGCGGTATGCGATGAATTACAGCGTGCTGGGCATGCAGTTCGTCGTATCCGAGCGGACTTTCCAGGATCTTCAAGGAAAAATCGGCTTCAAATCAGAGAAGGAATCTATCGACACGTTCCAGGTACCGGGTAAGGCCGACCGGATCCGGGCGTCCGGCATGTATGCGAAGTATGTTCCCAAAGGCGCTTTTATGCCCGATTACCAAACCGAATTTGAAGCTTCCTTCAAGTCAGCCGGACTGTTTATCTTTATTTCGGGTTTTCTGGGGCTGGTGTTCCTCATTTCAACCGGCAGCATTTTGTATTTCAAGCAGATGACGGAGGCGGAACAAGAAAAGAAAAGCTACACGATCCTGCGGCAGCTCGACTTTGAGGAAAAGGAAATTTTGCGGGGGATTATCCGCAAGCAGCTGTTCGTGTTCGCGATCCCGCTCGGCATCGGGCTTTTGCATTCGGCATTCGCGGTGAAGGCGGCATCCATCATGTTGATTTCCGATATTACCGTACCGTCCGTGATCGCGATGGCAGTGTATGCTTTGATTTACTTCATTTTTGCGATCCTGTCGATCGGTTATTACCGAAAAATGGTCAGAGGGGCTTTATAA